The following proteins come from a genomic window of Rissa tridactyla isolate bRisTri1 chromosome 11, bRisTri1.patW.cur.20221130, whole genome shotgun sequence:
- the CLK4 gene encoding dual specificity protein kinase CLK4 isoform X3: MHICACTCLNTEFLHLTSSNGSCHRCVIQNNLIVLNGTTERAGIKESTVAAVNAGKGPTAVDKKASTINQITFQKDEIVATLGEGAFGKVVECIDHDMRGMHVAVKIVKNVGRYREAARSEIQVLEHLNTMDPSSTFRCVQMLEWFDHHGHVCIVFELLGLSTYDFIKENSFLPFHINDIRNMAYQICQSINFLHHNKLTHTDLKPENILFVESDYIVKYNAKMKRDERTLKNTDIKVVDFGSATFDDEHHSTLVSTRHYRAPEVILALGWSQPCDVWSIGCILIEYYLGFTVFQTHDSKEHLAMMERILGPLPTHMIKKSRKHYFHHDQLDWDEHSSAGRYVRRRCKPLKEFMHCQDTDHQSLFDLVRRMLEYDPAKRITLDEALQHPFFEPLNK; encoded by the exons ATGCATAT ttgtgcatGTACCTGTTTGAACACAGAATTTCTGCATCTAACATCCAGCAACGGAAGCTG tcacagATGCGTCATTCAAAACAATCTCATTGTGCTGAATGGGACGACAGAAAGAGCTGGGATCAAAGAAAGCACAGTAGCAGCCGTAAACGCAGGAAAAGGTCCCACAGCAGTGGACAAGAAAGCAAGCACTATAAACCAAATCACATTTCAGAAAG aTGAAATTGTTGCGACTTTAGGAGAAGGAGCTTTTGGAAAAGTTGTGGAGTGCATAGATCATGATAT gagaGGAATGCATGTAGCAGTTAAAATTGTGAAAAATGTTGGTAGATATCGGGAAGCAGCCCGTTCAGAAATACAGGTATTGGAACACTTAAACACCATGGATCCAAGCAGCACTTT ccgcTGTGTCCAGATGCTGGAATGGTTTGATCATCATGGCCATGTTTGCATTGTTTTTGAGCTACTGGGACTTAGTACTTACGACTTTATTAAGGAAAACAGCTTTCTGCCATTTCATATTAATGACATTAGAAATATGGCTTATCAAATTTGCCAATCTATAAACT tTTTACACCATAATAAACTAACTCATACGGATTTAAAGCCTGAAAACATCTTGTTTGTGGAGTCTGATTACATAGTGAAGTACAATGCCAAAATG AAGCGAGATGAGCGcactttaaaaaacacagacatcaAAGTCGTTGATTTTGGAAGTGCGACTTTTGATGATGAGCATCACAGCACATTGGTGTCTACAAGACATTATAGAGCTCCTGAGGTTATTTTAG CACTGGGTTGGTCTCAGCCTTGTGATGTTTGGAGTATTGGTTGTATTCTAATTGAGTATTACCTAGGATTTACAGTGTTTCAG ACACATGACAGTAAAGAACACTTAGCAATGATGGAAAGAATACTAGGGCCTCTGCCAACTCACATGATCAAGAAATCCAG AAAGCATTATTTTCACCATGACCAATTGGACTGGGATGAACACAGTTCTGCAGGACGATATGTTAGGAGACGCTGTAAGCCTTTAAAG gaattCATGCATTGCCAAGACACGGATCATCAAAGTCTGTTTGACCTTGTTCGCAGGATGCTGGAATATGATCCAGCCAAAAGAATTACTCTTGATGAAGCCTTGCAGCATCCTTTTTTTGAACcattaaataagtaa
- the CLK4 gene encoding dual specificity protein kinase CLK4 isoform X2 — MYLFEHRISASNIQQRKLMRHSKQSHCAEWDDRKSWDQRKHSSSRKRRKRSHSSGQESKHYKPNHISESHYLDDRAINERDHHDRRYVEEYRNDFCEVYDHRHYHRDYEKSHHHHYSKSSGRSRKSSHKRKHKRHHCSSHQSHSKSHRRKRSRSVEDDEEGHLICESGDVLRARYEIVATLGEGAFGKVVECIDHDMRGMHVAVKIVKNVGRYREAARSEIQVLEHLNTMDPSSTFRCVQMLEWFDHHGHVCIVFELLGLSTYDFIKENSFLPFHINDIRNMAYQICQSINFLHHNKLTHTDLKPENILFVESDYIVKYNAKMKRDERTLKNTDIKVVDFGSATFDDEHHSTLVSTRHYRAPEVILALGWSQPCDVWSIGCILIEYYLGFTVFQTHDSKEHLAMMERILGPLPTHMIKKSRKHYFHHDQLDWDEHSSAGRYVRRRCKPLKEFMHCQDTDHQSLFDLVRRMLEYDPAKRITLDEALQHPFFEPLNK, encoded by the exons atGTACCTGTTTGAACACAGAATTTCTGCATCTAACATCCAGCAACGGAAGCTG ATGCGTCATTCAAAACAATCTCATTGTGCTGAATGGGACGACAGAAAGAGCTGGGATCAAAGAAAGCACAGTAGCAGCCGTAAACGCAGGAAAAGGTCCCACAGCAGTGGACAAGAAAGCAAGCACTATAAACCAAATCACATTTCAGAAAG tcatTATTTGGACGATAGAGCCATAAATGAAAGAGACCATCATGACCGGAGATATGTTGAGGAATACAGAAATGACTTCTGTGAAGTATATGACCACAGGCATTATCACAGAGACTATGAAAAGAGTCACCATCATCACTATAGCAAATCCTCTGGTCGGAGCAGGAAAAGTAGTCATAAAAGGAAGCATAAGAGACATCATTGCTCCAGTCACCAATCGCATTCG AAGAGTCACCGAAGGAAAAGATCCAGGAGTGTAGAGGATGATGAGGAGGGTCACCTGATCTGTGAAAGTGGAGACGTTCTAAGAGCAAGAT aTGAAATTGTTGCGACTTTAGGAGAAGGAGCTTTTGGAAAAGTTGTGGAGTGCATAGATCATGATAT gagaGGAATGCATGTAGCAGTTAAAATTGTGAAAAATGTTGGTAGATATCGGGAAGCAGCCCGTTCAGAAATACAGGTATTGGAACACTTAAACACCATGGATCCAAGCAGCACTTT ccgcTGTGTCCAGATGCTGGAATGGTTTGATCATCATGGCCATGTTTGCATTGTTTTTGAGCTACTGGGACTTAGTACTTACGACTTTATTAAGGAAAACAGCTTTCTGCCATTTCATATTAATGACATTAGAAATATGGCTTATCAAATTTGCCAATCTATAAACT tTTTACACCATAATAAACTAACTCATACGGATTTAAAGCCTGAAAACATCTTGTTTGTGGAGTCTGATTACATAGTGAAGTACAATGCCAAAATG AAGCGAGATGAGCGcactttaaaaaacacagacatcaAAGTCGTTGATTTTGGAAGTGCGACTTTTGATGATGAGCATCACAGCACATTGGTGTCTACAAGACATTATAGAGCTCCTGAGGTTATTTTAG CACTGGGTTGGTCTCAGCCTTGTGATGTTTGGAGTATTGGTTGTATTCTAATTGAGTATTACCTAGGATTTACAGTGTTTCAG ACACATGACAGTAAAGAACACTTAGCAATGATGGAAAGAATACTAGGGCCTCTGCCAACTCACATGATCAAGAAATCCAG AAAGCATTATTTTCACCATGACCAATTGGACTGGGATGAACACAGTTCTGCAGGACGATATGTTAGGAGACGCTGTAAGCCTTTAAAG gaattCATGCATTGCCAAGACACGGATCATCAAAGTCTGTTTGACCTTGTTCGCAGGATGCTGGAATATGATCCAGCCAAAAGAATTACTCTTGATGAAGCCTTGCAGCATCCTTTTTTTGAACcattaaataagtaa
- the CLK4 gene encoding dual specificity protein kinase CLK4 isoform X1, whose protein sequence is MYLFEHRISASNIQQRKLSQMRHSKQSHCAEWDDRKSWDQRKHSSSRKRRKRSHSSGQESKHYKPNHISESHYLDDRAINERDHHDRRYVEEYRNDFCEVYDHRHYHRDYEKSHHHHYSKSSGRSRKSSHKRKHKRHHCSSHQSHSKSHRRKRSRSVEDDEEGHLICESGDVLRARYEIVATLGEGAFGKVVECIDHDMRGMHVAVKIVKNVGRYREAARSEIQVLEHLNTMDPSSTFRCVQMLEWFDHHGHVCIVFELLGLSTYDFIKENSFLPFHINDIRNMAYQICQSINFLHHNKLTHTDLKPENILFVESDYIVKYNAKMKRDERTLKNTDIKVVDFGSATFDDEHHSTLVSTRHYRAPEVILALGWSQPCDVWSIGCILIEYYLGFTVFQTHDSKEHLAMMERILGPLPTHMIKKSRKHYFHHDQLDWDEHSSAGRYVRRRCKPLKEFMHCQDTDHQSLFDLVRRMLEYDPAKRITLDEALQHPFFEPLNK, encoded by the exons atGTACCTGTTTGAACACAGAATTTCTGCATCTAACATCCAGCAACGGAAGCTG tcacagATGCGTCATTCAAAACAATCTCATTGTGCTGAATGGGACGACAGAAAGAGCTGGGATCAAAGAAAGCACAGTAGCAGCCGTAAACGCAGGAAAAGGTCCCACAGCAGTGGACAAGAAAGCAAGCACTATAAACCAAATCACATTTCAGAAAG tcatTATTTGGACGATAGAGCCATAAATGAAAGAGACCATCATGACCGGAGATATGTTGAGGAATACAGAAATGACTTCTGTGAAGTATATGACCACAGGCATTATCACAGAGACTATGAAAAGAGTCACCATCATCACTATAGCAAATCCTCTGGTCGGAGCAGGAAAAGTAGTCATAAAAGGAAGCATAAGAGACATCATTGCTCCAGTCACCAATCGCATTCG AAGAGTCACCGAAGGAAAAGATCCAGGAGTGTAGAGGATGATGAGGAGGGTCACCTGATCTGTGAAAGTGGAGACGTTCTAAGAGCAAGAT aTGAAATTGTTGCGACTTTAGGAGAAGGAGCTTTTGGAAAAGTTGTGGAGTGCATAGATCATGATAT gagaGGAATGCATGTAGCAGTTAAAATTGTGAAAAATGTTGGTAGATATCGGGAAGCAGCCCGTTCAGAAATACAGGTATTGGAACACTTAAACACCATGGATCCAAGCAGCACTTT ccgcTGTGTCCAGATGCTGGAATGGTTTGATCATCATGGCCATGTTTGCATTGTTTTTGAGCTACTGGGACTTAGTACTTACGACTTTATTAAGGAAAACAGCTTTCTGCCATTTCATATTAATGACATTAGAAATATGGCTTATCAAATTTGCCAATCTATAAACT tTTTACACCATAATAAACTAACTCATACGGATTTAAAGCCTGAAAACATCTTGTTTGTGGAGTCTGATTACATAGTGAAGTACAATGCCAAAATG AAGCGAGATGAGCGcactttaaaaaacacagacatcaAAGTCGTTGATTTTGGAAGTGCGACTTTTGATGATGAGCATCACAGCACATTGGTGTCTACAAGACATTATAGAGCTCCTGAGGTTATTTTAG CACTGGGTTGGTCTCAGCCTTGTGATGTTTGGAGTATTGGTTGTATTCTAATTGAGTATTACCTAGGATTTACAGTGTTTCAG ACACATGACAGTAAAGAACACTTAGCAATGATGGAAAGAATACTAGGGCCTCTGCCAACTCACATGATCAAGAAATCCAG AAAGCATTATTTTCACCATGACCAATTGGACTGGGATGAACACAGTTCTGCAGGACGATATGTTAGGAGACGCTGTAAGCCTTTAAAG gaattCATGCATTGCCAAGACACGGATCATCAAAGTCTGTTTGACCTTGTTCGCAGGATGCTGGAATATGATCCAGCCAAAAGAATTACTCTTGATGAAGCCTTGCAGCATCCTTTTTTTGAACcattaaataagtaa
- the CLK4 gene encoding dual specificity protein kinase CLK4 isoform X4, translated as MRGMHVAVKIVKNVGRYREAARSEIQVLEHLNTMDPSSTFRCVQMLEWFDHHGHVCIVFELLGLSTYDFIKENSFLPFHINDIRNMAYQICQSINFLHHNKLTHTDLKPENILFVESDYIVKYNAKMKRDERTLKNTDIKVVDFGSATFDDEHHSTLVSTRHYRAPEVILALGWSQPCDVWSIGCILIEYYLGFTVFQTHDSKEHLAMMERILGPLPTHMIKKSRKHYFHHDQLDWDEHSSAGRYVRRRCKPLKEFMHCQDTDHQSLFDLVRRMLEYDPAKRITLDEALQHPFFEPLNK; from the exons AT gagaGGAATGCATGTAGCAGTTAAAATTGTGAAAAATGTTGGTAGATATCGGGAAGCAGCCCGTTCAGAAATACAGGTATTGGAACACTTAAACACCATGGATCCAAGCAGCACTTT ccgcTGTGTCCAGATGCTGGAATGGTTTGATCATCATGGCCATGTTTGCATTGTTTTTGAGCTACTGGGACTTAGTACTTACGACTTTATTAAGGAAAACAGCTTTCTGCCATTTCATATTAATGACATTAGAAATATGGCTTATCAAATTTGCCAATCTATAAACT tTTTACACCATAATAAACTAACTCATACGGATTTAAAGCCTGAAAACATCTTGTTTGTGGAGTCTGATTACATAGTGAAGTACAATGCCAAAATG AAGCGAGATGAGCGcactttaaaaaacacagacatcaAAGTCGTTGATTTTGGAAGTGCGACTTTTGATGATGAGCATCACAGCACATTGGTGTCTACAAGACATTATAGAGCTCCTGAGGTTATTTTAG CACTGGGTTGGTCTCAGCCTTGTGATGTTTGGAGTATTGGTTGTATTCTAATTGAGTATTACCTAGGATTTACAGTGTTTCAG ACACATGACAGTAAAGAACACTTAGCAATGATGGAAAGAATACTAGGGCCTCTGCCAACTCACATGATCAAGAAATCCAG AAAGCATTATTTTCACCATGACCAATTGGACTGGGATGAACACAGTTCTGCAGGACGATATGTTAGGAGACGCTGTAAGCCTTTAAAG gaattCATGCATTGCCAAGACACGGATCATCAAAGTCTGTTTGACCTTGTTCGCAGGATGCTGGAATATGATCCAGCCAAAAGAATTACTCTTGATGAAGCCTTGCAGCATCCTTTTTTTGAACcattaaataagtaa